In Agrococcus jenensis, the genomic window GCCCGAGCAGAAGGCGCACGACGCCCTCGTCGCGATGGTGAAGGCGCACGCTGCCTCCGGCGATGCGCCGCTGGCCGGCGGCGAGTCGCCCTCGCTCGTCCTGACCGGCACGATCGAGGCGTACGGCGCCTACGTGCAGGGCGTTCGCTGCGCCGAGCGGACGCTCACGATCGAGCACACGAGCAGCCTCGTGCCCATCGAGCACGTCGACCAGCTCGTCTGCTTCGCCGACCTCCACCACCTCGTGGTCGACGAGCAGGGCCACCCGCTCTGGCTCGGTCGTACGCAGCGGCTCTTCACCCGCGCGCAGAAGCGCGCCCTCGCCAAGCGCGACAAGGGCTGCCGAGTGCCCGGCTGCGGCATGCCGGTCGCCTGGTGCGAGACGCACCACATCGTCCCCTGGCAGGACGGCGGCGCCACCGACGTCGACAACGGCATCCTCGTCTGCAGCTACCACCACCACGAGATCCACGCCGGGCGGTTGCGGGTCGAGAAGGTCGGCCGGCAGCCCGGCAGCTGGCGGATCGTGCCGCAGCTGCAGGCGGCGCGGCAGGGTCGCGACGCCTCCGCCATGATGTCCATCGCCGCCGCGTTCCCCACGGCGACCGGCGCCCCGGGATCGCTCGGCGCAACCGCACCCGCCTCGCTCGCCGTGAAGCTGCCGGAGCCTGTCGGCCCCCGCATCGAGCCGCACACGAGGGCGAGCGTCGAATCGAACGAGCCGAGGTCCTCCGAGTGCGTCACGCGACCGCGACGGCGCCCGCGTGCTGCCGCCAACGCATCCGGCGGGAGCGCAGTCGGATCGACCGAGCGACGCATCCGCACGCTGCTCCATGAGCACGGCCGAGCGCGCCAGCATCGAGGGCGGGCGGATCGGCCGCCGCGGATCAGCATCGTCCTGCGGCGCTGATCCGCGCCGGGCTCGCACGCGGCGCACACCGCGCGCAGACCGCGCATTCGGCTGCACGGCAGGCAGGGCGGCATGCTTGAGGGATGCAATCCCCCCGCGACGCCGATCGGCCCTCGTCTGCCCCCGCGTCGTCGACCGCATCGCTCGTGAACCACGAGGGGAAGGCCGCGGGGATGCGCCAGCTCACCGCATCCGTGCCGATCCGAACGGCTGCCAGCGGAGCGCAGATCGGGATCCCAATCCTGGTCGTGTCGATCACGGGCGACATCGCCCTCGGAGCGGCGCTCGCGGCGCTCGCGCTCGTGCCGAGCATCATCGCCGCGCCGCTCGTCGGCGCGATCCTCGACCGCGTGCACCGGCCGCGCCCGCTCATGATGGCGGCCGCAGCGGGCACCGCCGTCGCCTACGGGCTGACCGCAGCGCTCGACCCGCTGCCGGTGTGGCTCGTCGCGATCGCGCTCGTCCTCAGCGGCCTCCTCAACCCCTTCGGCTTCGGCGGGCTCTCGAGCTTCGTCGCGCCGGCCGGCACGGATGCGCGCCGCGCGTACGCGCTCGACGCGCTCAGCTACAACCTCTCCGGTGTCGCGGGTCCGGCGCTCGTCGCGCTGCTGGCGCCGACGCTCGGGCCGCGCTGGGCGCTCGCCTCGATGGCCGGGATCGCGCTCGTGTCGCTCGCCGCCTACCCGCTGCTGCGCATCGAGCGGCGGGAGGCGGAGCGCAAGGGGCTGTGGCGCTCGATCGGCGCGGGGCTCGTCGCCCTGTCGACGCATCGGCCGCTCGCCACGATCACCGTCTCGGGCACGCTCGTCGAGTTCGGCCGCGGCATCATGCCGATCGCGGCGATCGGCATCGCGCTACTCGCGACGGGCGACGCAGCCGCGAGCGCCTTCATCGTCACCGCCTTCGCGATCGGCGCGCTCGTCGGCGCCATCGTCGAGCCGATCCGCCGCACGAGCCTGTCGCCGCAGGCGACGATGCTCGTCGGGTTCGGGCTCGTGGGGCTCGCGACGCTCGCCGCCGCGCTCGACCTCGGGTTCTGGTGGACGATCGTGCTCGTCGGTGTCTCCGGCGTGTTCAGTGCCGCACCCACCGCCGCGATGCTCACGCTCCGGCGGCTCGAGAGCCCCGAGGACGTCGTCGCGCAGGTGTTCACCGTCGGCTCTGCGCTGCGCACGACCGCGAGCGCGGGCGGCACGGCCGTCGCCGGTCTGCTCGCCGGCCTTGACCCGCTCCTGCTGCTCGCCGCCTCGGGGGCCGTGTGGGTCGTGGGAGCGCTCACGATGCTCGCGTTCCCACGCTCGCGCTGAGGGCGAGCGCGCGCGTCATCCGCGTCCACCTGGTGTGTTGACCGGCTCCTACGCGCACTGAGGCCCGCAGGTCAGCCGCCGTCGAGCTCGATCGACTCGATCGCGTCGAGCAGCGCGGCAGGGCCCACCTCCGCCAGGCACTCGCGGGCCTCGCTGACGCCGCTGAGCATCGCGCATCCGCCCGTCCACCACTGGGCGTGGACGACGAGCGCCCGACCGTCGGCGAGCGGCACGAAGCCGACCGGGTTCTCGGTGCCGAGCTCGGTGAGCGCGATGTGCGCTGTGACGCCGCGCTCGGACTGGATCAGCCAGCTCGTCGCCGCCAGCCGCTCGTCGATCCGGCGCTGCTCGATCACCGTGATCACGCCCGACCCAACGGTCGGGTCGAGGGGAGGTGACGTGCCGTCGGTGATGGTCAGCACCGTCTCGCCGAACGGCTCGACCACGCGGATCCGGTGCTCCGCGCCCGGACCGGTCGTGGATTCATCGACGACGGTGTGGAGGTGCGGCACGTCGAACGCGATCGCGCCGTCTGCGGTCGTGAAGCGCTCGAGCGGCCCGTCGTACGCGAACGTCTCGCGCACATCGGCGGGAGGCGACGCCCCGGCCGGGAATGCGCTGAGCGGCACCGAGTGCAGCTCGAGCGTGCTGAGCACCGCCTGCAGCAGCTGCCCCTGCTCCCCCGAGACGAAGCGCGCCACCTCGTCCGGCGAGTCGTAGCTGCTCGGATCGGTGCCGTCGGGTGCGCGCCGCAGTCCGAACGCGTGCCGTCGACTGCCGTCGGACTGCTCGGTCGTGAGCGTCCGGCTGGGCCCCGCCGCGGGATCGATCACCGCCAGGTGCGGGATGTAGTACCACTCGCAGAGCAGCCCGCAGCTGACGGCTTCCTCCCACCAGCCGGTGACGACCCGGCCCTCGCTGGCCTCGCGCTCGACGACGAGGCCATCCCCTGCCGCTGACGCTCCGGACGGCCCGTGGCGGTAGAACCACGACAACACCGGCTCATCCCACGCATACGCGGACGAGAGCACCGGCTCGTCGACGTACACGAGCTGCTGCTCGCCCCCCTCGTCGAGCAGCGCCACGACGTTCACCCACGACACCATGTCCTCACCCATGAACCTGCTGCGGTCCTCGACGGTCCAACCCGGTGGGATGCGGAAGCGTGCTGACCCGGTCTGCGTCTCGACCTGCTGCCAGGACGAGGCGGGCGTGACCTGCGGCGCGACCTCAACAGGGGTCGCGCATCCACTGACGACCAGTGCCGCGCCGGCCGCGAGCAGGGCGAGGGCGGCGCGCGGTCGGTGGTGCGTGCTGCGCATGCGTGCTCCTGTCTCGAGGTCGTGCATCGTGCGCCCGGCTGGACGTGCGATCAGGGCATCGCGTCGCGCGGGACCGCATGCTGCTCGAGCGTCGCGAGCACGGCCATCAGCTCGGCGACGTCGTCGCTCTCGAGGCACGCTTCGGCATCCGCGACGTCGACCACCTGCTGGCAGGCGTCGAGCAGCGAGAGATCGGCGATGAACTGCGCAGACCGGGCATCCCCCGCCGGGACGATGCCCCACGGCGCCTCTCCGTCGGGCACGAGCGTAACGGAGGCGAAGACCTGCACGCCAGCCTCCCCCTCCACCCACCAGCTCGCCGCGGCCGTCGGCACGCCGCTCTCGTCGGGGATCGCCGCGGCGATCGGACGCTGCTCGACCATGCCCCAGCCCGCGGTGATCTGCCCTTGCGCATCGATGGCGCCGTCGATGTAGCGCAGCAGCTCCCGGCCGCTGTCGTCGAGCAGGACGACGTTGTTCATCCACTGGTCCTGGGCTTCGTGATCGAGCCCGACGCGGCTCTCGTCGCGCACCGTCCAACCGCGCGGCACCTCGAACGCGGCGTTGCCGATCTGCGTGACGAACGCCTGCTCTGATCCCGCGGATGCGGTCGGGGCGGCCGTCGGCTCTGCGCTCGGCTCCGCCGTCGGTACGGCGCTCGGCGCCGCCGTCGGGTCAGCGCTCGGCTCGAGGGCCGGCGCGGTCGTCGCCGGGGTCGGAGCGCCGGTCGTCATGCTGGGCTCGGGCGGCGCCGCTGCGCCCGGTGCTGAGCAGCTGGCGATGGTCGCCACGACCACGACCAGGGCGCCCGCTGCGCCGGCGAGCGGAGCGAGCGGCGGGGTGCGTCGATGCATGCGAGCCCTCCTCGGAGCCTGCGGGGGCAACGCCCCGCCTACCCAGACATGTCCGGCAACGCCCCGCGGTCACACCGGGCGACGGCGCGCGCTCAACTCGCACCGGCCCGCTTGTGGACGCGCTCCCCGAGGAGCACGCTGAGTCATGACCGTGATCGAGTTCGAGCTGCACGGGGTCGTCGACGCACCGATCGATGCGGTGTTCGCGCGCCTCGCCCACGTCGAGGGCTACAACGACTGGATGCCACGCAAGGGGAGCATCTTCCGCACGACGGAGCAGACGTCGCCCGGCGAGCCGCAGCTGGGCACCACCTACGTCGATCGCACCGCAGCAGGCGCAGCCCCCGGCGAGATCGTCGCGTTCGAGCCTCCGACCCGCCTCGTCTATCACTGGTGGCAGCTGGCACGCGACGGCCGCATCACCGCCGAAGGCTGGCCCGGCTACGAGCTGGAAGCCGCCTCCGACCGCATCACCCTCGTGCGCCATGGCGCGCGGGTCGAGGTGCACGGCATCCGCCGCCTCATGACGCCCGCCTACCGGTGGCTCGCGAAGCGGGAGCGCGCGGCGACGCTGGAGGCGCTCCAGGCAGCGTTCCGCCGGGCGGGGTAGCCGGCGCTGCAGGCCCGTCGTCCGGCCCAGCGTGGGTGAGGGTTTGCGTCCGAGTGCAGGGCAGCTCGGACGCAAACCCTCAACAGGGGCTAGAGCTCGGTGAGCAGCTGCTCCATCTCGGCGATCTCAGCCGACTGCGCGTCGGCCATCTGCTGCGCGAGCGCGACGACGTCGGGGTGCTGGCCGTCGGCGACCTCCACCTCCGCCATCTCGACGGCGCCCTCGTGGTGCGCGACCATCTGCTGGAGGAAGAGCGTGCTCGCCTCAGCGCCGTCGGCGTCCTCGAGCGCCTGCATGTCGTCCTCCGACATCATGCCGCCGCCCGCGCCGTGCCCGCCGTGGCCGCCATCTGCCGACGCCTCCACGCCCCACTCGTCGAGCCAGCCCTGCAGCTGCTCGATCTCGGGCGCCTGCGCGGCGCGGATGCGCTCGGCCAGGTCGGCGACCCGCGGGTCGAGGCCGTCCTTCTCGAGCACCATCTCCGACATCTCGATGGCCTGCTGGTGGTGCGGGATCATCCCCGTCACGAACATCTCGTCGGCGGCGTTCGCCTCCGACGAGCCGGCGGCCGATGAGGGCGCCTCGGTGATGCCGGGGGATGCGGCCGGGGAGGTGCCCGTCGATCCGCCCGCGGAGCAGCCGGTGACGACGAAGGCGAGGGCGAGCGCGCTGACTCCGAGCGCGCGGTTGATGGTCTTCATGGTGGTGGTCCTGTTCTCGATCTCAAGTGGATGTGATGGATCTGCGACACCGCGGGGGCGATGCCGGCGGCCTGGCCGGTGGCCAGGCAGACCGATCACGTCCGACTGATCGAGAGCAGGATGAGCGAGGGCGTGGGCGGCTCGGCCCGGGCGGCGGATGCGTCGGCCGACGTCGGGATGTTCACGATCGACGCCCAGGGGATGCCGAGACGCGCGGGCGGGACGAGCACGAGCAGGCCCGCGAGCAGCGCGAGCACGCACGCCATGAGCTCCGAGTGGCCGGGCGCGGCAGGTCCGTCGGCTGCGCATGCATCGGTGCAGCCGCTCGCCCTCGCCGCAGCCGCCGCGTCCTGCGCGTGGTGCGCCGGGGCTGCGTGCGAGCCGTGGTCATCGCCAGCAGTGATCGCCGCGCTCGACTGGCCGACGTCCGCATGGCCGGCGATCGCATGGCCTGAGCCGTGCCCGCCCGCCGAGCCGCCCAGCGCGTGCATGCCGAGCAGGCCCGTGATCAGCAGCACGACGGTTGCGCCGAGCAGCAGCAGCGTCCGCGCGGACAGCGCCCGACCCGGGGTCTGCCCCCAGCGCCGCGTCGACGTGCCCATCCGCCACTCCGCCATCGCGCGACACGGTAGCAGGACGACCTCGCAGCGGCCACAGGGACCGGGCGGTGTTCCGCCCGGCCCCCGGATCTGCGACCGCGGCGCTACCAGGGCATCCGCGTGGCGTCGTCGTGGTGCGTCTCGAGCGATGCGACGGCGGTGAGCAGCTGCTCCTCGATCGCGCTGCCGAAGAAGTCCTCGGTGCTGTCGAGCCCGTCGTCGAGCCAGCGCACGGAGAGCGGGATGCTGCTGAAGCTCCGGCACAGGTTCTCGCTGCAGACGTTGTCCGCCGGACGCACCGCACCTCCCTGGTCCGAGAGGCTCACGCCGACGTAGCCCGCGTGGTTGGGCACAGAGTCGCCGAGCGTCCAGGAGACCGCCTGCCACCCATCCGTCTGCGTCGGACGGACCTCGCCCAGCGTCCACTCCCACTCTTCGATGAGATTGGTGAACCACATGTCGCCGTAGTGCAGCACCATGTTGCCGTTCGGCAGGTAGAGCGCGACCGAGTTGTCCCACACCTCCTGGCCGGCTCGATTGGTGCCACGGCGGCTGTGATCCTCGATGCGCCAGTGCTGCGGCACGAGGAAGCTCGCGGTGCCGTTCTGCGTCGTGTACGGCAGGTAGGTCGTGCCCTCGTGCTCGACGCCGATGCCGGCCGGCAGTGCGTCGTCCTCGCCGGTGAGCTCGACCGTCGCGAGCAGATCGAGCGCGAGCTCGACCACGTCGCCGCGGAGGTACTCCTCGGCGGCCGTCGCGGTCGGGAAGGGCTCGAACGCATCCGGGTGCTGGAACGCGAGCGAGAGGATGCGGCTCCCGCCCTCGAGCGTGAAGGCGAAGCCCGGGTCTTCGGGGTTGGTGAGCGCGACGTACGCTCCGAAGCTCTCGTCGTAGCGCTGCCACCACGCGGTGGCGGCCAGGCCGTCGCCGACGGGGATCTGCGCGACGACGGACACCTCGCTCGGGGCCGCACCCACGCTGTCCCACTGCCCATCCGAGAACCAGATGCTGCCGCCGTCGGCGTCGGAGATCGACACTGTGTTGTCCCACCGCTGCCGGCTCTCGACGTCGACCGCGATCCTGCTGTGGTCCTCCACCGTCCATGCGGCCGGGATGCGCATGCGCATCGTGCCGTTCTGCGTCTCGAAGTCGACGAGCTCGACGGGCGCAGCCTCGTCCGCCGTGGGCTCCGCAGTCTGCGGCGGTGTCGCGGTGCCGGTCGTGCCCGGCTCGCGCTCGCCG contains:
- a CDS encoding MFS transporter gives rise to the protein MQSPRDADRPSSAPASSTASLVNHEGKAAGMRQLTASVPIRTAASGAQIGIPILVVSITGDIALGAALAALALVPSIIAAPLVGAILDRVHRPRPLMMAAAAGTAVAYGLTAALDPLPVWLVAIALVLSGLLNPFGFGGLSSFVAPAGTDARRAYALDALSYNLSGVAGPALVALLAPTLGPRWALASMAGIALVSLAAYPLLRIERREAERKGLWRSIGAGLVALSTHRPLATITVSGTLVEFGRGIMPIAAIGIALLATGDAAASAFIVTAFAIGALVGAIVEPIRRTSLSPQATMLVGFGLVGLATLAAALDLGFWWTIVLVGVSGVFSAAPTAAMLTLRRLESPEDVVAQVFTVGSALRTTASAGGTAVAGLLAGLDPLLLLAASGAVWVVGALTMLAFPRSR
- a CDS encoding PT domain-containing protein, whose translation is MHRRTPPLAPLAGAAGALVVVVATIASCSAPGAAAPPEPSMTTGAPTPATTAPALEPSADPTAAPSAVPTAEPSAEPTAAPTASAGSEQAFVTQIGNAAFEVPRGWTVRDESRVGLDHEAQDQWMNNVVLLDDSGRELLRYIDGAIDAQGQITAGWGMVEQRPIAAAIPDESGVPTAAASWWVEGEAGVQVFASVTLVPDGEAPWGIVPAGDARSAQFIADLSLLDACQQVVDVADAEACLESDDVAELMAVLATLEQHAVPRDAMP
- a CDS encoding DUF305 domain-containing protein, coding for MKTINRALGVSALALAFVVTGCSAGGSTGTSPAASPGITEAPSSAAGSSEANAADEMFVTGMIPHHQQAIEMSEMVLEKDGLDPRVADLAERIRAAQAPEIEQLQGWLDEWGVEASADGGHGGHGAGGGMMSEDDMQALEDADGAEASTLFLQQMVAHHEGAVEMAEVEVADGQHPDVVALAQQMADAQSAEIAEMEQLLTEL
- a CDS encoding HNH endonuclease signature motif containing protein, producing MTSTEQARTAVVAARALLAEAPSFSTTSDAEVAELLGRVAELARIAESLQVRLAHEVEERSHGAVDEPLCLRLGARHVREAVARAFGLGPRRALDLLLMGRATSPSNAITGAPIAARYPAVAGALAGAEISFAQAHAIVATIEPAAPRAEVEQLATAEQLLVEAATDPATPLPPEQLIVLARRCAALLDPDGVLPNDEQQRALRSLRIRQQRDGSWLTVIRSPAEDGSAIKAVVDAYTGPRVKVAFHDEHCDHGGCSGADCSSAEHSLDDRSPEQKAHDALVAMVKAHAASGDAPLAGGESPSLVLTGTIEAYGAYVQGVRCAERTLTIEHTSSLVPIEHVDQLVCFADLHHLVVDEQGHPLWLGRTQRLFTRAQKRALAKRDKGCRVPGCGMPVAWCETHHIVPWQDGGATDVDNGILVCSYHHHEIHAGRLRVEKVGRQPGSWRIVPQLQAARQGRDASAMMSIAAAFPTATGAPGSLGATAPASLAVKLPEPVGPRIEPHTRASVESNEPRSSECVTRPRRRPRAAANASGGSAVGSTERRIRTLLHEHGRARQHRGRADRPPRISIVLRR